A genomic window from Candidatus Obscuribacter sp. includes:
- a CDS encoding tetratricopeptide repeat protein, whose protein sequence is MPSNQPATNLYISKLIGLTALTATISVGAVLAQGDTARALSLGETPKAFVDHSPEANLTRVLASHHVFKGVPFSTSVKDRQAIVVVNGYQSANYRLDAVQTAKVITGYAPGQFLTVAVRYMDPVGSGAYREVIISSRDITSLNAGTIKFADLARDAMEVDINPGDSALTHFEKYLAVAEKQIEKGNYWEAEQVVDSVGTAPGAANSDRYTRDMLSLSQGFDSYGDLYRAARILERVVEQRRAAGTLGTSDADVTVERLVSLYIEDKRLKEADTLLQSLVSETPQEKRHTASYANNLERLAVIKLRLGQNDEAQASLKEVLTIREAQSDASSSYARTLENMGDAYKAAGKRSDALAVYRKAKAIYDRAVVNPKRDQQIDYQVYAGKVKQLDEKLKQL, encoded by the coding sequence TTGGCCCAGGGCGATACAGCCAGAGCACTTAGTCTCGGTGAGACGCCAAAAGCATTTGTGGACCACTCCCCCGAGGCTAATCTGACTCGGGTACTGGCCAGTCATCATGTTTTTAAGGGTGTGCCATTTAGCACCAGTGTCAAAGATAGGCAGGCTATTGTCGTAGTCAATGGCTATCAATCGGCTAATTACAGGCTCGATGCGGTGCAAACGGCAAAAGTCATTACAGGCTATGCCCCTGGTCAATTTTTGACTGTCGCTGTGCGTTACATGGACCCTGTTGGCAGTGGTGCCTATAGAGAAGTGATTATTTCCAGTCGCGATATAACTTCACTTAATGCTGGCACCATAAAATTTGCCGATCTGGCAAGAGACGCTATGGAAGTTGACATCAACCCCGGCGATAGCGCCCTTACACACTTCGAAAAATATCTGGCAGTTGCTGAAAAACAAATCGAAAAGGGCAACTATTGGGAAGCCGAGCAAGTGGTGGATTCGGTAGGGACTGCTCCTGGTGCGGCCAACAGTGATCGCTACACTCGTGACATGCTCTCTTTATCTCAAGGGTTTGATTCATACGGTGACCTTTACAGAGCCGCTCGTATCCTGGAGCGAGTGGTAGAGCAGAGACGCGCAGCTGGCACCCTGGGCACGAGCGATGCGGATGTAACTGTGGAGCGTCTTGTCTCACTCTATATCGAGGATAAACGTCTCAAAGAAGCCGATACTCTCTTGCAGTCCCTGGTCAGTGAGACCCCGCAAGAAAAGCGTCATACTGCCAGTTATGCTAATAATCTCGAACGTCTTGCTGTAATCAAACTGAGGCTTGGTCAAAACGACGAAGCCCAAGCTTCTCTCAAAGAAGTCCTGACCATTAGAGAGGCACAATCGGATGCCAGCTCGTCTTATGCTCGCACTTTGGAAAATATGGGTGATGCCTACAAAGCAGCCGGCAAGCGCAGTGATGCTCTGGCTGTTTATCGCAAAGCTAAGGCCATTTATGACCGTGCTGTGGTCAATCCTAAGCGTGATCAGCAGATTGACTATCAAGTCTATGCTGGCAAAGTAAAACAGCTAGACGAAAAATTAAAGCAGCTCTAA